From a single Ciconia boyciana chromosome 6, ASM3463844v1, whole genome shotgun sequence genomic region:
- the PLEKHD1 gene encoding pleckstrin homology domain-containing family D member 1, translating to MEQADSDALDISTKVQLYGVLWKRPFGRQSAKWSRRFFIIKESFLLYYAESEKKSFESNKYFNIHPKGVIPLGGCIVEPKEEPSMPYAIKISHEDFHGNIVLAAESEFEQAQWLEMLQESGKVTWKNAQLGEAMIESLEAQGLQLAKEKQEYLDKLMEETEELCLQREQKEELERLNQVLEAEKHRFEEVVRELRLEQEQIRRELELTARSLKGVEEEKKELRSLTQSLQKTLEELSLEKQQMLEMLEENESQLPPPTSPSKEQSPIWGLHCSLRQIEEKMQQLLEEKLLAEKRMKENEERSRALEEEREFYSSQSQALQNSLSELTAEKQQTERDLKAEVKVRMDLEKRLREAEEALQSLEQGLNSLDCNKEKEEKMKADVSNLRKFFEECIRNAELEAKMPVIMKNSVYIHKAATRRIKSCRFHRRRASASWNDLKQSQSFIFSHAEAENIEELKEAAKRLSRDQRFRETLYQIMRLQTDSASGDKK from the exons GTTCTTCATCATTAAGGAAAGCTTCCTGCTCTACTATGCCGAGAGTGAGAAGAAGAGCTTTGAAAGCAATAAATACTTCAACATCCACCCCAAG GGTGTCATACCCCTGGGAGGCTGCATCGTGGAGCCCAAAGAAGAGCCCAGCATGCCTTATGCCATAAAGATCTCTCATGAAGACTTTCAT GGTAACATTGTTCTAGCAGCTGAATCAGAGTTTGAGCAGGCTCAGTGGCTGGAGATGCTACAGGAGTCTGGAAAAGT GACCTGGAAGAATGCCCAGCTGGGAGAAGCCATGATCGAGAGCCTGGAAGCCCAAGGACTGCAGCTGGCCAAGGAGAAACAGGAGTATTTAG atAAGCtaatggaagaaacagaagagctgtGTCTGCAGAGGGAGCAAAAAGAG GAACTCGAGCGTCTGAACCAGGTCCTGGAAGCAGAGAAGCACCGGTTTGAAGAGGTGGTTCGGGAGCTGCGGCTGGAGCAGGAACAGATCAGACG gGAGCTAGAGCTCACAGCCCGCTCCCTTAAAGgagtggaggaagaaaagaaagagttgcGAAGCCTGACACAGTCCTTACAGAAAACCCTAGAG GAGCTCTccctggaaaagcagcaaatgctggagatgctggaagaaaatgagagccAGCTTCCACCTCCAACCAGCCCCAGCAAGGAGCAAAGCCCCATCTGGGGACTGCACTGCAGCCTGCGACAGATTGAAGAGAAGATGCAGCAACTTCTGGAGGAGAAACTCCTGGCAGAGAAGAG GATGAAGGAGAATGAGGAGCGGTCCCGAGCACTGGAGGAGGAGCGGGAGTTTTACTCTTCCCAGTCGCAAGCGCTGCAGAACTCGCTCTCGGAGCTGACcgcagagaagcagcagacgGAGAGAGACCTCAAG GCTGAGGTGAAGGTGCGCATGGATCTGGAGAAGAGATTGAGAGAAGCTGAGGAAGCGTTGCAGAGCTTGGAGCAAGGCTTAAATTCTCTGGATTGCaacaaggagaaagaggagaagatgAAAGCAGATGTCAGTAACTTGAGAA AGTTCTTTGAAGAGTGCATCCGCAATGCCGAGCTGGAGGCCAAGATGCCCGTGATCATGAAGAACTCTGTGTACATCCACAAGGCTGCCACTCGTCGCATAAAGAGCTGCCGCTTCCACCGCCGGAGAGCCAGCGCTTCATGGAATGACT TGAAGCAGTCCCAGTCCTTCATCTTCTCGCACGCAGAAGCTGAAAACATCGAGGAGCTGAAAGAAGCAGCCAAAAGACTGAGCCGGGACCAGCGCTTCAGGGAAACTCTCTATCAAATCATGAGGTTGCAAACGGATTCTGCTTCGGGGGACAAAAAGTGA